aagcacaaaACAATGAAACAATAAGATtcttttattcatttgtttaatTATTGTTATAATATACTTATCATTTACATTACTTTTTACATCTATTGTTGTGAATctgttttttaaattattttaaagtgtgatttatttcatttgaatttagACAAATATGTCGTATGTTGTGGCTCCCAACATTGAACCCTATCGCAGGGGACAATCTTTCGCTACATGGATCAAGCGTTTGGCTTTCCATTTCCGGGTGAATAAGGTCAGTGAAGGTGAAAAGAAGGACCAAATGTTCATCCTGGGTGGTGACTATTTGTTCAGCATGGCTGAAAAACTCTACCCTACGGAAGCATTGATGGAAGAAGTGTCGTTTGAAGTTTTGATCCAGAAGCTTAGGGAACGCTTGGACAAAACTGATTCTGTTTTGCTCCAACGTTACAATTTCGGTACAAAGGTACAGCAAGCTGGTGAGTCTGCCAGCGATTTCATCTTCTCGTTGAAGCTTCAGGCAGAGCATTGTGAGTTCGGGGACCAGAAGAACCGTCTCGTTCTCGACCGAATTCTCGTTGGTCTGTCGGACGGAAACTTGAAACATCGCCTTCTCACTGAGGACAGCTCGAAATTGACGCTTGAGCAGGCGGAGAAGATTATCGCTACGTGGGAGATGGCGGCGACACACACCAGAGCTTTGACAAACGCGGAAGAAAACGGTTTGGTGGCTTCAATTGATGCTCGGTATCCATTCACTGGTGGAAGAGGTGCGGTTATCCGACGTATGAAAGAACTAGCGGAGGGATTTCGTGGCTCAGTGAGGAGCCGACTTGGAATCCGTCCGGAAATTCGTCCGGCGGAAGAACGTCCTAAATATTCGCCGCAGCCTCGCTTCCAATCGCAGCCTCGCTTTCAATCGCGGCAACGTCAACAGTCAGCTGGTCCGTCATACCGAAGAGCCAATACTGGGCTGGGACCGATCGATCAACGCATCTGTGATCACTGTGGGCGTAAAGGACACGTCCGCAGGAAGTGCTTTAAGCTCAAGCAGGAGAAGAACGAAGCCGTAAAACACATCAACGCCCAGAAACCCTCGACCAGTACCACAGGTTTGGCCGAGCGTTTGGAAAGGTTGAGGACTATGGATTGGGAGTCGGACGAAAATGATTCAGGTGAAGTAGAATGTTTACATGTTTCTTCTATCAATAAGATAAGCGATCCCTgtttattgaatatttttatcgAAAATTTACCTGTACAGATGGAGATAGACAGTGGCTCATCTGTGACAGTAATGGGTAAGAGTttgttttcttcaaagtttaACCTTCCTCTTTTGAAATGTTCTAAACAGCTGATTGTGGTTAATGGTTCGAAGCTAAAAATATGCGGAGAAGTTAATGTGAAGGTTGAATATAATGGGAGAAAAGCAATATTGAATCTGTTGGTACTCGATTGCAATTATCAATTTATTCCATTACTAGGTAGAACATGGTTGGATGAATTCTTTCCCAACTGGAGAAATTTTTTTGGTCACTCAATGCCAATTAACaatatttttgagaaaaacagTGAATCATTGATTGCAGATGTGAAATTGAAGTTTTCTGATGTATTTGTCAAGAATTTTTCTGTACCAATCAAGAATTTTGAAgcagatttagttttaaaaagtGACGTCCCAATTTTTAAAAAGGCGTATGACGTTCCCTATCGCTTGAgggaaaaagttttaaaatatttggatAAATTAGAGGCAGAGAAAGTTATAACTCCTATTCAGACTAGTGAGTGGGCATCACCTGTAGTCgtggtcatgaaaaaaaataatgacatACGGCTAGTGATAGACTGCAAAGTTTCTATTAATAAAGTTATCATTCCCAATACTTATCCTTTGCCTGTTGCTCAGGATCTTTTTGCTAGACTGGCAGGGTGTAAGATATTTTGTGCTCTTGATTTAGAGGGTGCATATACACAGCTGTCTTTGTCTAAACGATCTAGAAAATTCATGGTTATTAACACTATTAAAGGACTTTTTACGTATAATAGATTGCCACAAGGAGCTTCCTCAAGTGCATCTATTTTTCAGCAAATTATGGATCAAGTATTGCATGGGATTGATAACGTTTGCGTCTATTTGGATGATGTTCTGATTGCAGGAAAGGATTTGCAAGACTGTATCAATAAACTTTATATTGTTTTAGGTAGATTGTCTAAAGTTAATATTAAGGTCAATTTGGataaatgcaaattctttgTGACTACATTGGAGTATCTTGGTCATATAATTAACGAAAGGGGTTTAACTCCATGTCCCAAcaaaatatcaacaataaaaGAGGCTAAAACTCCAACAAATGTGACCGAACTCAAATCATACTTAGGTCTTCTCAATTATTACAATAAATTCATCCCAAATTTGTCTTCTAAATTgtattatttgtacaatttattgaagaacaacgtcaaatttgaatgggatgttAATTGCAACAGAGCCTTTGAAAACTCTAAAAACTTGTTGCTTGAAGCTAACTTTCTGGAGTTTTATGACCCACATAAACCTATCGTTGTAGTCACAGATGCATCTGGCTATGGATTAGGGGGAGTAATTGCTCATGTCGTTGACGAGGTTGAAAaaccaatttgttttacttCATTTTCGTTGAATGCAGCCCAAAAGAAGTACCCCATATTGCATCTGGAAGCTCTTGCTCTTGTTTGCACAATTAAGAAATTCCATAAGTACTTGTATGGACAGAAATTTAAGGTTTTCACAGACCACAAACCGTTAGTGGGTATTTTCGGAAAAAGTGGCAAGCATTCAATATTTGTGACAAGAATACAACGCTATATTTTAGAATTATCTGTGTATGATTTCGAAATTCAGTATAGGCCGTCTGCTAAAATGGGTAACGCAGATTTCTGTTCGCGATTTCCATTGGAATTGTCGGTACCCAA
The nucleotide sequence above comes from Armigeres subalbatus isolate Guangzhou_Male chromosome 3, GZ_Asu_2, whole genome shotgun sequence. Encoded proteins:
- the LOC134226772 gene encoding uncharacterized protein LOC134226772, encoding MSYVVAPNIEPYRRGQSFATWIKRLAFHFRVNKVSEGEKKDQMFILGGDYLFSMAEKLYPTEALMEEVSFEVLIQKLRERLDKTDSVLLQRYNFGTKVQQAGESASDFIFSLKLQAEHCEFGDQKNRLVLDRILVGLSDGNLKHRLLTEDSSKLTLEQAEKIIATWEMAATHTRALTNAEENGLVASIDARYPFTGGRGAVIRRMKELAEGFRGSVRSRLGIRPEIRPAEERPKYSPQPRFQSQPRFQSRQRQQSAGPSYRRANTGLGPIDQRICDHCGRKGHVRRKCFKLKQEKNEAVKHINAQKPSTSTTGLAERLERLRTMDWESDENDSDHGWKRGDNHGPSHSGQSS